One stretch of Acidimicrobiia bacterium DNA includes these proteins:
- a CDS encoding FAD binding domain-containing protein — protein MRMIIPRSLDEAVEAAAAHPEATILAGGTDLMVSANLHGLRPEAVIGVRRVPELAEWEGRFIGAGVTYARMERGPIAALAQAARTVGSPQIRNAGTLGGNLGTASPAGDALPILAALDADIVLRAAGGERSVRWDDFIVGPKKNSREPGELIIGARLPDDIPDRQAFAKIGFRNAMVIAVASCCLFRAEDGATTVALGSVGPTPMRPRAAEAMISAERSPTPAALAEFQRLVSEEVSPITDHRSTEAYRRTAAGVLARRLLERVLG, from the coding sequence ATGCGGATGATCATCCCCCGCTCGCTGGACGAGGCCGTCGAGGCCGCAGCCGCCCATCCGGAGGCGACGATCCTCGCCGGGGGCACCGACCTCATGGTGTCGGCCAACCTCCACGGACTCCGGCCGGAGGCCGTCATCGGGGTCCGTCGGGTCCCGGAACTCGCCGAGTGGGAGGGTCGGTTCATCGGTGCGGGAGTCACCTACGCCAGGATGGAGCGCGGCCCCATCGCCGCCCTGGCACAGGCTGCCCGCACCGTCGGCTCGCCGCAGATCCGCAATGCGGGAACCCTGGGGGGCAACCTGGGCACTGCGAGTCCCGCCGGCGACGCCCTCCCCATTCTCGCCGCCCTCGACGCCGACATCGTGCTGCGTGCGGCCGGTGGGGAGCGAAGCGTGCGCTGGGACGACTTCATCGTGGGGCCGAAGAAGAACTCCCGGGAGCCCGGTGAACTGATCATCGGTGCCCGCCTCCCAGACGACATCCCGGACCGACAGGCGTTCGCCAAGATCGGCTTTCGCAATGCCATGGTGATCGCCGTGGCTTCGTGCTGTCTGTTCCGAGCTGAGGACGGGGCGACGACCGTGGCGCTCGGCTCCGTGGGGCCGACGCCGATGAGACCCCGCGCCGCAGAGGCCATGATCTCGGCGGAGCGATCACCCACCCCTGCCGCCCTCGCCGAGTTCCAGCGGCTCGTTTCGGAGGAAGTCTCTCCGATCACCGATCACCGATCCACCGAGGCGTACCGCCGGACCGCGGCCGGCGTTCTCGCCCGTCGACTCCTGGAGAGGGTGCTCGGATGA
- a CDS encoding (2Fe-2S)-binding protein: protein MIHLTVNGDPHSAEPGPAESLLSMLRNRLGLAGSKDACEQGECGSCSVILDGELVCSCLVLAADTDGSEIRTVEGIADGDDLSRVQEALLAEGGVQCGFCTPGFVVAATHLLDTNPDPSDDDVREALAGNICRCTGYGGIMRALTALREDS from the coding sequence ATGATCCACCTCACCGTCAACGGCGACCCCCACAGCGCCGAGCCGGGTCCCGCCGAGAGCCTGCTCTCCATGCTGCGTAATCGGCTCGGTCTCGCCGGGTCCAAGGACGCCTGCGAGCAGGGCGAGTGCGGGTCCTGTTCGGTGATCCTGGACGGGGAGCTCGTCTGCTCATGCCTGGTGTTGGCGGCCGACACCGACGGGTCCGAGATACGCACCGTCGAGGGCATCGCCGACGGTGACGACCTCAGCCGGGTGCAGGAGGCCCTGCTGGCCGAGGGCGGCGTCCAATGTGGGTTCTGCACCCCGGGTTTCGTCGTCGCTGCCACCCACCTGCTGGACACGAACCCCGATCCCAGCGACGACGACGTCCGAGAGGCGCTGGCGGGCAACATCTGCCGGTGCACCGGCTACGGCGGGATCATGCGGGCCCTGACCGCCCTGCGGGAGGACTCGTGA